From a single Lactococcus allomyrinae genomic region:
- a CDS encoding dihydroorotate dehydrogenase encodes MTENRLSIKLPGLDLKNPIIPASGCFGFGEEYARYFDLNQLGSIMVKATTLTARFGNPTPRVAETASGMLNAIGLQNPGLEEVLAHKLSWLNEHFKKLPIIANVAGSEEADYVAVCARIGEAPNVKAIELNISCPNVKHGGQAFGTDPEVAASLVRACKAVTNLPIYPKLSPNVTDIVPIAKAVEAAGADGITMINTLMGVRFDLKTRKPILANVTGGLSGPAIKPVALKLIHQVSQAVDIPIIGMGGVATAQDVLEMYLAGASAVAVGTANFANPTVCPEIIENLPELMDRYGIDTLEGLIEEVKSGKK; translated from the coding sequence ATGACTGAAAATAGATTATCGATAAAACTTCCAGGACTTGATTTGAAAAACCCGATTATTCCAGCTTCAGGCTGTTTCGGTTTTGGAGAAGAATATGCCAGATATTTTGACCTTAATCAACTTGGGTCAATCATGGTCAAGGCAACGACTTTGACGGCACGCTTTGGTAATCCGACGCCGCGTGTTGCAGAAACGGCGAGTGGTATGCTCAACGCAATTGGTTTGCAAAATCCAGGACTTGAAGAAGTTTTAGCTCATAAGCTTTCATGGCTCAATGAACATTTTAAGAAGCTTCCTATTATCGCGAATGTAGCGGGTTCAGAGGAAGCTGACTATGTAGCGGTGTGTGCTAGAATTGGTGAAGCACCTAATGTCAAAGCAATTGAATTAAATATTTCTTGTCCAAATGTTAAGCACGGAGGACAAGCTTTTGGAACCGACCCAGAGGTAGCGGCAAGCCTTGTTCGCGCGTGTAAAGCAGTAACAAACTTGCCTATTTATCCAAAACTTTCGCCCAATGTGACTGATATTGTGCCTATTGCAAAGGCGGTTGAAGCTGCTGGTGCAGATGGTATCACAATGATTAATACTTTGATGGGAGTTCGTTTTGATTTAAAGACTAGAAAACCTATCCTTGCTAATGTCACAGGAGGACTTTCTGGTCCTGCGATAAAACCTGTTGCTCTCAAGTTGATTCATCAAGTATCACAAGCAGTTGATATTCCGATTATTGGTATGGGTGGAGTAGCAACAGCTCAAGATGTCCTTGAAATGTACCTTGCTGGGGCGTCAGCAGTGGCAGTAGGTACAGCAAATTTTGCCAATCCAACGGTCTGCCCTGAGATTATTGAAAATCTTCCCGAGTTGATGGATAGATATGGCATTGACACATTGGAAGGATTGATTGAAGAGGTAAAATCAGGCAAAAAGTAA
- a CDS encoding DUF1015 domain-containing protein, producing the protein MVIVKAFKAIRPREDLVEKVATLPYDVLSSNEARVLSADNPYSYLHIDKAEVDLPVDIDSHSEAVYQQAATALKDFLEAGWLKKEDEDRLYLYELTMNGRTQTGIVGCTSISDYENGKIKRHELTLPEKEQDRINHFEATNCNTSPIFLAYHEKYEIQALVSEWKQSHEPIYDFTSFYGVAHRIYLVDDNDVVEQLEQYFSQVSALYIADGHHRSASAFRVGAKRRAAENDDENAEYNYFLSVIFPDNELEILDYNRVIKTALPQDFWEKVAEKFYFEKIERSIPQKTHEIHAFSNHQWFRLTPKNEFIPTDEVEALDVAILQNEILAPLLEIDNPKTNPNIKFVGGIRGLLALEDEVNAGAGIAFALYPPTMADLLAVADAGKIMPPKSTWFEPKLLSGLFLHELS; encoded by the coding sequence ATGGTCATTGTGAAGGCTTTTAAGGCGATTAGACCACGAGAGGATTTGGTTGAGAAAGTAGCGACTTTGCCTTACGATGTCCTATCTAGCAATGAAGCAAGGGTGCTCTCGGCTGATAATCCTTACTCTTATTTGCATATTGATAAAGCTGAGGTCGATTTGCCAGTGGATATTGATTCGCATAGTGAAGCGGTATATCAGCAGGCTGCGACTGCCTTAAAAGATTTTTTAGAGGCTGGCTGGTTGAAAAAAGAAGATGAAGATAGACTTTATTTGTATGAGTTAACGATGAATGGACGGACTCAAACGGGAATTGTTGGCTGTACTTCAATTTCAGATTATGAAAACGGCAAAATCAAACGTCATGAGTTGACTTTGCCTGAAAAAGAGCAAGATAGAATTAATCATTTTGAGGCAACAAACTGCAATACTAGTCCTATTTTCCTTGCTTATCATGAAAAATACGAAATTCAAGCTTTGGTTTCAGAATGGAAACAGAGTCATGAGCCGATTTATGATTTTACGAGTTTTTATGGCGTTGCACATCGCATTTATCTTGTTGATGATAACGATGTTGTGGAGCAGCTTGAGCAGTATTTTTCTCAAGTTTCTGCGCTATATATTGCAGACGGCCACCATCGGAGTGCGAGTGCATTCAGAGTAGGAGCAAAGCGTAGAGCTGCTGAAAATGATGATGAAAATGCGGAATATAACTATTTTTTATCTGTTATTTTTCCGGATAATGAATTAGAAATTTTGGATTATAATCGAGTGATTAAAACAGCTCTACCGCAAGATTTCTGGGAGAAAGTTGCTGAAAAATTTTATTTTGAAAAAATTGAACGTTCAATTCCACAGAAAACACATGAAATCCATGCATTTTCGAATCATCAATGGTTTAGGTTGACACCTAAAAATGAATTCATTCCAACGGATGAAGTGGAGGCTTTAGATGTAGCAATTTTGCAAAATGAAATCTTGGCACCATTGCTAGAAATAGATAACCCAAAGACAAATCCTAATATTAAATTTGTCGGTGGTATTCGTGGACTTTTAGCACTTGAAGACGAAGTAAATGCTGGAGCTGGAATCGCTTTTGCACTTTATCCTCCAACGATGGCAGATCTTCTCGCCGTTGCAGATGCAGGAAAAATTATGCCTCCAAAATCAACATGGTTTGAGCCAAAGCTTTTATCAGGACTATTTTTGCATGAATTAAGCTAA
- the serC gene encoding 3-phosphoserine/phosphohydroxythreonine transaminase: MMIYNFAAGPAVLPQEVLRKAQKEFLNYANSGMSVMELTHRGKLFSEIITHAEETLRELMNIPDHYKILFLQGGASTQFTMVPLNLALEKKAYYTISGLFGQKAYEEAVKLSKKLDLEPIILSESKGDHFTKIAQFDKCQVDPEAAYVHLTMNNTIEGSSIYELPETNGVPIVGDMSSNILAVKYDINKFGLVYAGAQKNIGPAGVTIVIVREDLLPHQEMLSSMLDYQLLIKNHSLYNTPPTFGIYMAGLVFDWVKSLGGVDEMEKLNREKAVLLYDYLDSTTFYQTPIKNKAERSICNIPFTTSDESLDQLFVKQADESGLKNLKGHRSVGGMRASIYNAFPRDGVVELVRFMKKFEKEH, translated from the coding sequence ATAATGATTTATAACTTTGCAGCAGGACCAGCCGTACTCCCACAAGAAGTGCTTAGAAAAGCGCAAAAAGAGTTTTTAAACTATGCGAACTCGGGAATGAGTGTGATGGAGTTGACACATCGGGGCAAGTTGTTTAGTGAAATTATTACGCACGCAGAAGAAACTTTGCGCGAGTTGATGAACATTCCTGACCATTACAAAATTTTATTTCTACAAGGAGGAGCATCTACACAATTTACAATGGTACCGCTAAATTTGGCACTTGAGAAAAAAGCTTATTATACAATATCGGGACTTTTCGGACAAAAAGCATACGAAGAAGCCGTTAAATTATCTAAAAAATTGGATTTGGAACCGATTATCCTTTCTGAGAGTAAAGGTGATCATTTTACCAAAATCGCACAGTTTGATAAATGTCAAGTTGACCCAGAAGCTGCGTACGTTCATTTGACAATGAATAATACCATTGAAGGGAGCAGTATATATGAACTCCCTGAAACTAATGGTGTGCCAATTGTTGGAGATATGAGTTCAAATATTCTTGCTGTAAAATATGATATTAATAAATTTGGACTAGTTTATGCTGGTGCTCAAAAAAATATTGGACCAGCAGGGGTAACCATTGTTATCGTGCGAGAAGACCTCTTACCTCATCAAGAAATGCTGTCTTCAATGCTGGATTATCAACTTTTAATCAAAAATCATTCGCTTTATAATACACCACCAACTTTTGGAATATACATGGCGGGGCTTGTCTTTGATTGGGTAAAATCGCTTGGTGGTGTTGATGAGATGGAGAAGTTAAATCGAGAAAAAGCAGTGTTACTTTATGATTATCTTGACAGCACTACTTTTTATCAAACACCAATCAAAAATAAAGCAGAACGTTCAATTTGTAATATTCCTTTTACGACTTCTGATGAATCGCTTGACCAACTCTTTGTCAAACAGGCTGATGAATCAGGCTTAAAGAACCTAAAAGGGCATCGTTCAGTAGGTGGGATGAGAGCAAGTATCTACAATGCTTTTCCAAGAGATGGTGTGGTTGAGTTGGTTAGGTTTATGAAAAAATTTGAAAAAGAACATTAA
- a CDS encoding 3-phosphoglycerate dehydrogenase family protein, translating to MVYNIKTIGNNIDPLGLQAFGEGFVIDAVKEDEADAFVCRAQNFHDYQFGKNLLAIGRAGAGFNNIPVEQCASEGIVVFNAPGGNANAVKEQVLCMMIFGSRNLKPANKWLTSQKGTDREIDLAVEKGKKAFAGSEIRGKTLGIIGLGNIGSRVANDAANLGMKVLGYDPYISVERAWDISHDVKRVTNLDDIFEEADYITIHTPLTEETKEMYGYDNFSKMKKGVILMNFARDEITDKSAVLDYIANGTIQFFATDFGSEQFYHQEHIFVSPHLGGSTQEASLNCTRMAARSIQAYLQTGEIINSVNFPNVRQELKVPYRITLINKNVPNVVAQISVAVSDKNINISNIINRSKGDFAYTLIDLDEQNESKIQALVEHFENSENIVRVRVIKKWSL from the coding sequence ATGGTTTATAATATCAAAACAATTGGAAATAATATTGACCCTCTAGGTTTACAAGCATTTGGCGAAGGTTTTGTCATTGATGCTGTAAAAGAAGATGAAGCAGATGCCTTTGTTTGTCGTGCTCAGAACTTTCATGATTATCAGTTTGGAAAAAATCTTCTAGCGATTGGTCGTGCAGGAGCAGGTTTCAATAATATTCCAGTTGAGCAATGTGCTAGTGAAGGAATTGTTGTGTTCAATGCACCTGGCGGAAATGCTAATGCGGTAAAAGAGCAGGTACTTTGCATGATGATTTTTGGTTCTAGAAATCTCAAACCTGCAAATAAATGGTTGACCAGCCAAAAAGGAACCGATAGAGAAATTGATTTAGCCGTTGAAAAAGGGAAAAAAGCTTTTGCAGGGAGTGAAATCCGTGGGAAAACACTAGGTATTATTGGTTTGGGTAATATTGGCTCTCGTGTAGCAAATGATGCGGCGAATCTGGGAATGAAAGTTTTAGGTTATGACCCCTATATTTCTGTTGAGCGCGCGTGGGATATTTCTCATGATGTGAAACGGGTAACGAATCTTGATGATATTTTTGAGGAAGCAGACTATATCACGATTCATACACCATTGACCGAAGAAACAAAAGAAATGTACGGCTATGATAATTTTTCAAAGATGAAAAAAGGTGTGATTTTGATGAATTTTGCACGAGATGAGATTACTGATAAATCGGCTGTTCTTGATTATATTGCCAATGGGACGATTCAATTTTTTGCAACGGATTTTGGCTCAGAGCAATTTTATCATCAAGAACATATTTTTGTGAGCCCTCATTTGGGAGGTTCAACTCAGGAAGCGAGTTTGAATTGCACAAGGATGGCCGCGAGGTCAATTCAAGCTTATCTTCAAACAGGTGAAATCATTAATTCTGTGAATTTTCCAAATGTACGGCAAGAGCTAAAAGTTCCTTATCGGATTACATTGATTAATAAAAATGTTCCAAATGTAGTGGCACAAATTTCGGTGGCTGTTTCGGATAAAAATATTAATATCAGCAATATCATCAATCGTTCAAAAGGTGATTTTGCTTATACTTTGATTGACTTGGATGAACAAAATGAATCTAAAATTCAAGCTTTAGTTGAGCATTTTGAAAATAGCGAAAATATTGTGAGGGTAAGAGTGATTAAAAAATGGTCATTGTGA
- a CDS encoding HAD family hydrolase gives MTYSTILFDLDGTLSNPARGIVNALVYALQKSSAPEINQEDLLKFIGPPLAESFKTFCGFNDEQTEQAIINYREYFSKNGLFENQLYVGISELLHTLKESGKQLGVATSKPEFYAKQIIDYFSISEYFDFIAGATMDGSRSKKSDVIAYAIETHCITKENTVMVGDRAFDVIGAKENGLNSIGVLYGFGNQKELEEAGATWLVDDIKSLEDKLMGN, from the coding sequence ATGACTTATTCAACAATTTTATTTGATTTAGATGGAACGCTCTCTAATCCAGCACGGGGCATTGTCAACGCTTTGGTTTATGCGCTGCAAAAGTCTTCCGCACCTGAGATTAATCAAGAAGATTTACTCAAATTTATCGGACCTCCTCTTGCCGAATCTTTCAAAACTTTTTGTGGGTTTAATGATGAGCAAACTGAGCAGGCAATTATTAACTATCGGGAGTATTTCAGTAAAAATGGCTTGTTTGAAAATCAGCTTTATGTAGGGATTTCAGAACTTTTGCACACTTTGAAAGAAAGTGGCAAGCAACTCGGTGTTGCAACATCAAAACCTGAATTTTATGCCAAGCAGATTATTGATTATTTTTCTATTTCCGAGTACTTTGATTTTATCGCTGGTGCGACAATGGATGGAAGTCGGAGCAAAAAGAGTGATGTAATTGCCTATGCGATAGAAACTCATTGTATTACAAAGGAAAATACTGTGATGGTTGGCGACCGTGCCTTTGATGTCATTGGTGCAAAAGAAAATGGCTTAAACTCAATCGGTGTTCTCTATGGCTTTGGAAATCAAAAAGAACTTGAAGAAGCAGGTGCTACTTGGCTTGTCGACGATATCAAAAGTTTGGAAGATAAACTGATGGGAAATTGA
- the pyrF gene encoding orotidine-5'-phosphate decarboxylase encodes MTHENRPVIALDFPEFADVKDFLEQFDPSEKLYIKLGMELFYTAGPQVVYYVKSLGHRVFLDLKLHDIPNTVESSMRVLARLGVDMVNVHAAGGVEMMIAARRGLEAGTPTGRRKPKLIAVTQLTSTSEEIMHNDQKIMTSLEESVINYAQKTAEAGLDGVVCSAHEVEKIKTATHEDFICLTPGIRPAGTASGDQKRVMTPAQAHQIGADYIVVGRPITQAQNPIEAYHNIKAEWNQ; translated from the coding sequence ATGACACACGAAAATAGACCAGTTATTGCCTTAGACTTTCCAGAATTTGCGGATGTAAAAGATTTTTTGGAGCAATTCGACCCTTCAGAGAAACTTTATATTAAGTTAGGAATGGAGCTGTTTTATACTGCAGGTCCACAAGTTGTCTATTATGTGAAATCACTTGGACATCGTGTATTTTTAGATTTGAAATTGCACGATATTCCGAATACAGTGGAATCCTCAATGCGTGTTCTTGCGCGCTTGGGTGTAGATATGGTTAATGTTCATGCGGCTGGTGGTGTTGAAATGATGATTGCTGCAAGACGAGGTTTGGAGGCAGGTACACCGACCGGACGGAGAAAACCGAAACTTATTGCAGTGACTCAGCTGACCTCAACTTCTGAAGAAATCATGCACAATGACCAAAAAATCATGACAAGTCTGGAAGAATCTGTCATCAATTATGCTCAAAAAACAGCAGAAGCAGGACTTGATGGTGTGGTTTGTTCAGCACACGAAGTAGAAAAGATAAAAACAGCAACTCATGAAGATTTTATTTGCTTAACACCTGGTATTCGTCCAGCTGGAACAGCTTCAGGAGACCAAAAACGAGTAATGACACCAGCGCAAGCCCATCAGATTGGCGCAGATTATATCGTGGTCGGTCGTCCTATTACCCAAGCACAAAATCCTATTGAGGCTTACCACAATATTAAAGCAGAGTGGAATCAATAA
- a CDS encoding GNAT family N-acetyltransferase, with protein sequence MKISLRQVNGENYQVLIDLKVSEEQQNFVAPNWKSLLQAAYEPELNLLAIYKDETAVGLLLYDFDEKMGGWTLSRLMIDHSYQHQGIASQALMQFLAFFKKEYPRQDIYTSAELDNSVAQNLYEKFGFEKQETFSYENDGMTFHEVKMVKGGQND encoded by the coding sequence ATGAAAATCAGTTTACGGCAAGTCAACGGAGAAAATTATCAGGTCTTGATAGATTTGAAGGTTTCAGAGGAGCAGCAAAACTTCGTTGCACCAAATTGGAAAAGTCTATTGCAGGCAGCCTATGAGCCTGAGTTGAATCTGCTTGCAATTTATAAAGATGAAACAGCCGTTGGATTGTTACTGTATGATTTTGATGAGAAGATGGGTGGCTGGACATTGAGTCGATTGATGATTGACCATTCTTATCAACATCAAGGCATCGCAAGCCAAGCCCTTATGCAATTTTTAGCTTTTTTCAAAAAAGAATATCCAAGACAAGATATTTACACGAGTGCAGAATTAGACAATTCAGTTGCCCAAAACTTGTACGAGAAATTTGGATTTGAAAAACAAGAAACATTTTCATACGAAAATGATGGTATGACTTTTCACGAAGTAAAAATGGTCAAAGGAGGACAAAATGACTGA
- a CDS encoding dihydroorotate dehydrogenase electron transfer subunit: MPKLQEMMTVVSQREVARDIFEMVLTGEIVADMEVPGQFLHIKVPNDAMLLRRPISISSWDSETNTCTILYRAGDEVTGTRLLSVLTAGQKIDVMGPLGHGFPIDEVKKGERVLIVGGGIGVPPLYELAKRLSKVSCKITVLLGFASKEVKILEQEFRELSNVELKVATDDGSYGTQGHVGLLMNDLDFEPDAVYTCGAAPMLKAVAQKYDTLERLYISMESRMACGIGACYACVEHDKNDESKALKVCEDGPVFTGNEVLL, from the coding sequence ATGCCGAAATTACAAGAAATGATGACAGTGGTCAGTCAGCGTGAAGTTGCACGAGATATTTTCGAAATGGTGCTGACAGGTGAAATAGTTGCTGACATGGAAGTGCCAGGACAATTCTTGCATATCAAAGTACCCAATGATGCAATGCTTCTCAGACGACCAATTTCCATTTCAAGTTGGGATTCTGAAACTAATACTTGCACGATTTTATACAGAGCTGGGGATGAAGTGACAGGAACTAGACTTTTGTCAGTACTGACAGCAGGACAAAAGATTGATGTTATGGGACCTCTTGGACATGGTTTTCCGATTGACGAAGTCAAAAAAGGAGAACGTGTTTTGATTGTTGGTGGTGGTATCGGCGTTCCACCATTATATGAGTTGGCTAAACGCTTGAGTAAAGTGAGTTGTAAAATTACAGTATTACTTGGTTTCGCCAGTAAAGAAGTCAAAATCTTAGAGCAGGAATTTCGTGAGTTATCAAATGTTGAGCTCAAAGTTGCAACTGATGATGGAAGTTATGGAACACAAGGTCATGTGGGACTTTTAATGAATGATTTAGACTTTGAACCTGACGCTGTTTATACTTGCGGTGCTGCTCCGATGCTCAAAGCGGTTGCTCAAAAATATGATACACTTGAACGACTTTATATCTCCATGGAAAGTCGGATGGCGTGCGGGATTGGTGCTTGTTATGCCTGCGTTGAACATGATAAAAATGATGAGTCAAAAGCATTGAAGGTATGTGAAGACGGTCCAGTTTTTACTGGAAATGAGGTTCTTTTATGA
- a CDS encoding GNAT family N-acetyltransferase, translating to MLRCREIGENDVKYLWELYTDESSMRYFGRDLAKNKLEIISLIHHYIEGAKNYEMIRYLMFDCEKFIGFITIKRYDSRYHRAEVDYIVAPAVRRQGYGGAMLQLFLKKVFAEWELARVTAYVNPENIPSQKLLEKTNFHREGLLRDWDGEGESRYIYGFTAKDLRKLK from the coding sequence ATGCTTAGATGCCGAGAAATTGGAGAAAATGATGTAAAATATCTCTGGGAACTTTATACAGATGAGTCATCAATGCGGTATTTTGGAAGAGATTTAGCGAAGAATAAGTTAGAGATTATAAGTTTGATTCATCATTATATTGAAGGTGCTAAAAACTATGAAATGATTCGTTATCTTATGTTTGATTGTGAAAAATTTATTGGATTTATAACAATCAAGCGCTATGATTCGCGTTACCATCGAGCTGAGGTTGATTATATCGTGGCGCCAGCTGTCAGAAGACAGGGTTATGGAGGGGCGATGTTACAACTTTTCTTAAAAAAAGTTTTTGCAGAATGGGAGTTGGCGCGCGTGACAGCTTATGTCAATCCAGAAAATATTCCTTCACAAAAATTGCTAGAAAAAACTAATTTTCACCGTGAAGGACTGCTCAGAGATTGGGATGGAGAAGGTGAAAGTCGTTATATTTATGGTTTCACAGCCAAAGATTTAAGGAAACTAAAATGA